The Astyanax mexicanus isolate ESR-SI-001 chromosome 20, AstMex3_surface, whole genome shotgun sequence genome contains a region encoding:
- the LOC111195101 gene encoding trace amine-associated receptor 13c-like: protein MDIIEYQQNITVQYCFPDINSSCKKEVRSGPGNALLFIFLSCISVCTVLLNLLVIISISHFKQLHTPTNLLILSLAAADLLVGTFVIPVNIVQLRDSCWYLGKMACYAIPVISYFSMAASLYSMVLIAVDRYIAVSDPLHYSARVSFYKTVLLIIPAWSFCFFYTVTFLYFNDHFLPSQISNRCYGECILVIKKSMIIVDLILFFLAPCSAILVLYSVIFFVARRQARAVTIVRKGNVSRKRGAKVANSSENKAAKTLGVVIFVYLACYIPFYISSLSVENVTTSSIVWTVFGWLVYMNSSLNPVIYAIFYPWFRTSVKFVLTCRIFEFSSSMLNLFSGHV from the coding sequence ATGGATATTATAGAATATCAGCAAAACATCACGGTTCAATACTGCTTTCCTGACATCAACTCTTCTTGCAAAAAGGAGGTCAGATCAGGCCCTGGGAATGCATTGCTATTCATTTTCCTTTCAtgtatatctgtgtgtactgtattgtTGAACTTGTTGGTGattatctccatctctcacttCAAGCAGCTCCACACTCCAACCAACCTGCTCATCCTCTCTCTGGCTGCAGCAGATCTTCTCGTGGGAACGTTTGTTATACCTGTGAATATAGTGCAGCTGAGAGATTCCTGTTGGTATCTTGGAAAAATGGCATGCTATGCAATTCCAGTAATCTCTTACTTTTCAATGGCAGCATCCCTCTACAGCATGGTTTTGATTGCAGTTGATCGGTACATTGCTGTAAGTGACCCTCTGCATTATTCTGCTAGAGTCTCATTTTATAAAACTGTTTTACTGATAATCCCAGCTTGGTCATTCTGTTTCTTTTACACTGTCACTTTCCTGTATTTTAATGACCACTTTCTTCCATCACAGATATCCAACAGATGTTATGGAGAGTGTATATTGGTCATAAAAAAATCTATGATAATTGTtgacctcattcttttttttctagcTCCTTGCTCTGCTATACTGGTCTTGTATTCCGTCATATTTTTTGTGGCAAGGCGCCAAGCCAGAGCTGTCACAATTGTAAGAAAAGGCAACGTTTCAAGGAAACGTGGGGCTAAAGTTGCAAACTCTTCTGAGAACAAAGCAGCAAAAACATTAGGGGTTGTGATTTTTGTGTACCTTGCTTGCTATATACCGTTTTATATAAGTTCTCTCTCAGTGGAAAATGTTACAACTTCATCAATAGTTTGGACTGTGTTTGGCTGGCTGGTATATATGAACTCATCATTGAATCCAGTGATATATGCTATATTTTATCCTTGGTTCAGAACTTCAGTAAAGTTTGTTTTAACTTGTAGAATATTTGAATTCTCATCTTCAATGCTTAATTTGTTTTCAGGGCATGTTTAA